In Gossypium hirsutum isolate 1008001.06 chromosome D06, Gossypium_hirsutum_v2.1, whole genome shotgun sequence, one genomic interval encodes:
- the LOC107901977 gene encoding putative pentatricopeptide repeat-containing protein At1g64310, whose translation MVFQIHSLLSELSKHHQTILKTKQLHALISKTHLSLDPFFATKLLRFYAINHDLCSARNLFDKAPQRSVFLWNSIIRAYAQAHHFNHSLSLFNQMLASETKPDNFTYASVTRACYENFDLERMRIVHTRVILSGLGLDSICGSALVTGYSKLCLVDEASKVFYRIPEKDLVLWNAMVLGYGNRGLLNKGLELFSWMRHMDQQPDGYTLVALTSGLMDSRLLSVGQGIHGFCLKTGFDCTVHVGSALVSLYSRFKCLDWANTVFSSLVQPDLVAWSSLITGYSQCGVYDKVFFYFRKLNMEKGRTVDSILISAVLAATAESANARFGVEIHGYVLRHGLESNVVVCSALIDMYSKCGFVSLGIRVFEIMPERSVISYNSLISGLGLNGLASQAFKMFDEMLEANLKPDDSTFSSLLSACCHAGLLDDGWEVLRRMISEFSIQPKTEHYVHMVKLLGMAGEMEEAYNLILCLPNPVDSGILGALLSCCEAHGNSELAEAISLQLLENEPNKSAYRVMLSNIYAVNGRWDDVWRLREYITQKKFPGLSWIESGKR comes from the coding sequence ATGGTCTTTCAAATCCATTCACTTCTATCAGAGCTTTCAAAGCACCATCAAACAATTCTTAAGACCAAACAGCTCCACGCTCTAATCTCCAAAACCCACCTCTCCCTTGATCCATTCTTCGCAACAAAACTCCTCCGGTTCTACGCCATCAACCATGACCTCTGCTCAGCCCGCAACTTGTTCGACAAAGCACCTCAAAGAAGCGTTTTCCTTTGGAATTCCATTATTCGAGCTTATGCTCAAGCCCACCACTTCAATCACTCCTTATCATTGTTTAACCAGATGCTTGCATCGGAAACAAAACCCGATAATTTCACTTACGCCAGCGTAACACGTGCCTGCTACGAGAACTTTGATTTGGAAAGGATGAGGATTGTTCATACAAGAGTGATACTCTCGGGGTTGGGTTTGGATTCCATCTGTGGTAGTGCACTTGTTACCGGGTATTCAAAGCTGTGTCTTGTTGATGAGGCAAGCAAGGTTTTCTATAGGATACCTGAGAAGGATTTGGTTTTGTGGAATGCAATGGTTTTGGGATACGGGAATCGTGGCCTTTTAAACAAAGGGTTAGAGTTGTTTAGTTGGATGAGACATATGGATCAGCAGCCAGATGGGTATACTTTGGTTGCGCTGACATCTGGGTTAATGGATTCCCGCCTGTTAAGTGTGGGTCAAGGAATCCATGGTTTTTGTTTGAAAACTGGTTTTGATTGTACTGTTCATGTGGGAAGCGCACTTGTAAGCTTGTATTCGAGGTTCAAGTGCTTGGATTGGGCAAATACCGTGTTTAGTAGTTTGGTTCAACCAGATTTAGTTGCTTGGTCTTCTTTGATAACTGGGTATTCTCAATGTGGGGTTTACGATAAGGTGTTCTTCTACTTCAGGAAACTGAACATGGAGAAGGGTAGAACGGTAGATTCCATTTTGATCTCTGCTGTACTGGCGGCTACTGCTGAATCAGCAAATGCAAGGTTTGGTGTTGAGATACACGGTTATGTTCTTCGACATGGACTTGAATCGAATGTTGTGGTTTGCTCTGCTCTCATAGACATGTATTCTAAGTGTGGATTTGTGAGCCTGGGGATCCGAGTTTTTGAGATTATGCCGGAAAGGAGTGTAATATCTTACAATTCTCTTATTTCAGGTCTGGGGTTGAATGGACTTGCTTCCCAGGCATTCAAGATGTTTGATGAAATGCTAGAGGCCAACCTGAAACCAGATGATTCCACCTTCTCTTCCCTCCTTTCTGCTTGTTGCCATGCTGGTCTCTTGGATGATGGTTGGGAAGTTTTGAGGAGGATGATTTCTGAGTTTTCCATCCAACCCAAAACTGAGCATTATGTTCACATGGTAAAGCTTCTCGGTATGGCTGGAGAAATGGAAGAGGCATATAATTTAATCTTGTGCTTGCCCAATCCAGTTGACTCAGGTATCTTGGGTGCATTGCTTTCGTGCTGTGAAGCTCATGGAAATTCTGAGTTGGCAGAAGCCATATCCCTGCAACTGTTGGAAAATGAACCCAATAAAAGTGCTTACAGAGTTATGCTTTCTAACATATATGCTGTTAATGGGAGGTGGGATGATGTATGGAGGTTAAGAGAATATATAACCCAAAAAAAGTTCCCAGGGCTTAGCTGGATTGAAAGTGGAAAGAGATAA